In Pasteurella dagmatis, the sequence CTAATTGTATTAGTCAGCCACCGTGCTTCAACAATGGCAATCTGCGATCAAGTGATTCATATTGAGAACGGACGAATGTCGTAAGCTCACGCTATTCTTTACTCTCAATCCCTGAACATTAAGTGCGGTCTGTTTTTTCAAAATTTCTAAAAAATCGACCGCACTTTTCTTTTCCTTAAATACAAATAATCTAGCGAAATTTTCATCAATTCCAGTTATAGTAGAAAGTGCCTGTTTAACTACAAACTAAGGAGAAATGATGAAAGTCACCAGTTCAGCCATTAAAAATGGGGCATTTGAAGACAAATACGGTAAGCGAGGTAGTCAATTTAGCCCAAATGGTATGCCAACTTATTCTATCCCGTTTGAAATTAGCGGTGCGCCTGAAGGGACAGAGTCTTTTGCAGCCGTGTTAGAAGATAAAGATGCGATTACGGCGAGTGGTTTCGTTTGGATTCATTGGTTAATCGCTAATTTAGAGCGTACTTCTGTGCAAGAAAATGAAAGTTTAACTGCGACTGATTATGTGCAAGGGGCAAACTCGTGGGCAAGCGTGTTAGGTAAATTTGATATTGCTGAAGCCTCTGTTTATGGTGGAATGGCACCGCCAAACTGCTTGCACCGTTACGAATTGATCGTCTATGCGCTTGATTGCAAATTAGACCTAAAAGCTGGTTTCCGTTTTAATGATCTGCACTTTGCAATGCAAGGGCATGTTTTAGATCAAGCGGTAGTAATGGGCACTTATGACGTGTAGCCTTTGCTCACAAAATTCATAAAAAATTGACCGCACTTTGAGTCACAATAAAAAAGACAGCATTATTTTCTCAAGCAATGCTGTCTTTTCGTTTCAGATCACGACATTTTCATTCATCATTTAGGGGACAAAT encodes:
- a CDS encoding YbhB/YbcL family Raf kinase inhibitor-like protein codes for the protein MKVTSSAIKNGAFEDKYGKRGSQFSPNGMPTYSIPFEISGAPEGTESFAAVLEDKDAITASGFVWIHWLIANLERTSVQENESLTATDYVQGANSWASVLGKFDIAEASVYGGMAPPNCLHRYELIVYALDCKLDLKAGFRFNDLHFAMQGHVLDQAVVMGTYDV